cacatgctgttgtgcaaatggaatagaggtgggaattataggcaattagcaagacacccccaataaaggagtggttctgcaggtggggaccacagaccacttctcagttcctatgcttcctggctgatgttttggtcacttttgaatgctggcggtgctttcactctagtggtagcatgagaaggagtctacaacccacacaagtggctcaggtagtgccgctcatccaggatggcacatcaatgcgagctgtggcaagaaggtttgctgtgtctgtcagcgtagtgtccagagcatggaggcgctaccaggagacaggccagtacatcaggagacgtggaggaggccgtaggagtgcaacaacccagcagcaggaccgctacctccgcctttgtgcaaggaggagcaggagaagcactgccagagccctgcaaaatgacctccagcaggccacaaatgtgcatgtgtctgctcaaacggtcagaaacagactccatgagggtggtatgagggcccgacgtccacaggtggggtttgtgcttacagcccaacaccgtgcaggacatttggcatttgccagagaacaccaagattggcaaattcgccactggcgccctgtgctcttcacagatgaaagcaggttcacactgagcacatgtgacagacgtgacagagtctggagacgccgtggagaatgttctgctgcctgcaacatcctccagcatgaccggtttggcggtgggtcagtcatggtgtggggtggcatttctttggggggccgcacagccctccatgtgctcgccagaggtagcctgactgccattaggtaccgagatgagatcctcagaccccttgtgagaccatatgctggtgcggttggccctgggttcctcttaatgcaagacaatgctagacctcatgtggctggagtgtgtcagcagttcctgcaagaggaaggcattgatgcaatggactggcccgcccgttccccagacctgaatccaattgagcacatctgggacatcatgtctcgctccatccaccaacgccacgttgcaccacagactgtcgaggagttggaggatgctttagtccaggtctgggaggagatccctcaggagaccatccgccacctcatcaggagcatgcccaggcgttgtagggaggtcatacaggcacgtggaggccacacacactactgagcctcattttgacttgttttaaggacattacatcaaagttggatcagcctgtagtgtggttttccactttaattttgagtgtgactccaaatccagacctccatgggttgataaattggatttcaattgattatttttgtgtgattttgttgtcagcacattcaactatgtaaagaaaaaagtatttaataagattatttctttcattcagatctaggatgtgttgtttaagtgttccctttatttttttgagcagtatatatctatTTTTTATCTAAGAATATTGTTATAACATAGACACAATGTAAAACATGTCCTGATACACAGGTTAAATACCTACTCCTTGCAGTGAGGGATTGAGTCAGGTTTGGACAATTGTTTTGCAAATACTGTTCAGTATTTGCATTCACCGATGACTATATGGGGCATGAACTACATTTCCATAATTTAGCATTGAGTAGGCGTGACTATGCAAAGACGTGTTCGGTGCATGTTGCCTATTATTATCATCAGCATGACCTAAATATTTAGAAACGATGACATCCAGTCCACTGAACACGGCTTGTTATGTATGCATTATTATGTTCAGACTAGGGTCTTGCGGACAAACTCATTTACTGTGTGATGACGCTAACAATCCATCTGCTAATTTCAAACAGCCATTCTTTCAACACTGTCTTACATTAACGTTACTTTGCTACCACCTCTCAACAGATCCACTCTGCAGTGACACTGTGTACAGTATAGACAGAGCACAGTGTCAGGAAACTGAGCCAGAATGGATCCCCGCTGTGGATCAgaacctctctctgttcctgttcctccagcACAGTGACCCCTTCCACTCCCAGCTCTCTGACTTCATGGGTGAGGAAATAAACTCAACAAACAAAAGCTGTGGTTTAAGTACCCTGActgatgaagctgtggttcaCTCAAGGAGAAAATGAGTCTATGTCTTACCACAGGCTTGTTTCACTCAGTGTCAACACAATATGATTTAACAGACAGTTACAGCTCACTGTGCTCAGGAGGTAGGAAGCAGACCACAGTCAAACTCCTGTTTGTCTCTTAGTTTAAATGATTGGAGTGGAGTTTAAATGTAAAACCCAATGTTGCATTATAGTGTTCTGATGTTATAAGTAATCAAAAGAACAACACCGTTGGAGTGGCATATTTGTGATTACCCTTAAACCACGTGCATGACCTGTCAGCAGCCTTTCTTTAGAAGACCAATTCGGTGACCTCATTGTTATTTTAATCGTGCATTCTAACATTCGAAGCAATTGTGGTTCACTCCAGGGTGACATTGAAATATCAATTTACATTGTCTCTCATCACAGTGGTTTGGCTGAAAGTTTAATGTCTTCCTGCAGCCAGCGAGGAGCTGTTAGAGCTCCACCTGGAGGATGTGTTGAGATACAACAGGGAGGCAGTGACAGCAGCCCTGAACACACTGCTGCAGAGCACGCTGAAAGACCagcagctgagagacaaggcaagtgCTCTGTACTCGGAgtctatacacactcactcacttacctacacaggcacacacacacacacaaacacacatacacaaagtaAAGCACTATGTACTCTGACTATACACATTGCACAAAATTCACTATCAGAGATTCTCTTCTAATCATTATAGGTTTGGGAAATGCCATACACATGTACATGTTTGGAcgactttctgtctctctgcctgtctttctctctgtctgtctctcttgcctgtctgtctgtctctgtctgtttttttctctgtgtgtctgtcagtctctctgcctacctacctgtctgtctgtctgtctctctgttgatatgtctgtttctgtgtgtcgGTCTGCCTGCCTGTTGGTCTGCCGGTCTCTCGGTCGGTCTTCCTGTCTGTCGATctgcctgtctgtcggtctgtcagGCTCAGGAGAAGATGTGCTCTGCCCTGTGGGTGATGCTGAGATCTATAGGCTGTGTGGTGAGCAGCAGCACCAACATGGAGTTCAGAGCTGCCTGTCTGGACCGCATGATGGTAGCTACATAACTACTGCAATTACTGTACTGTGAAAGAGCCTAAACAATACATTTTGATCGATTTCACAGtatatgacgtgtgtgtgtgtgtgtgtgtgtgttaggtgcaGGACACCTATGAGCTGTCAGCCTCTCTCCATGAGTCTCTACAGAGAGTCACAGCTGGCCGTGTAGTGCCTAGTGGCAGGTGTTACTGGGGACAGGTCAGTGGGATGTGAATCCAGAGTGTTGAGTTGAGTCCAGCGTATTAtactagggccctgtgttttgcaCAATCATGTGACATAGCAAGATTTTATCCTGTATTTTAAGCCTTATACAGAAATTTGAATTACACCAAAAAATAAAGCAATTGTCTGAGGATGGTGCTGGACCATCTGACATACAAAGAAAAGGGGACAGTGATGAAAAAgctttaaataaaggttcaaatccAGGCATGCCACTTATGATACAGTATTTGTGGAAGTCCACTAATAAATCATGCCATGTAAACAATTTATAATATGATATGTTGTGTTGTGATAAGTGGCCAAGTCTAACACTATGGCTGTGTTACTGCTTTGAAATATTCTAGATTGTGCTGGACTTGAGTTCAGTATTATAAATACCCTTGTAGCCATGGCTAGGGTATGTGAGCATATGATTTACTAGTCCTGTTTTTACCACTGTGTTCCTTAGGCGGACACGCTCACCTGCAGCAGACCTTCCAAGAACTTTGCAAGTGGAAATGAAATCTGAACATGCTGACGTTTCGTTCTCTTGTATCATAACGGTCAattaattgtttttgttttgtattataTATTGTGATATTTATTAAGTGCAATATAAATATGTATGTTTCTATGATATGAATGTAAATTAAAACTAAGATACAGCGAGACATATTTTTTCCATTTCTTTTTTCCTCTGTATTCATGTATTTTATGGATTTAAACATTAAGCGTCACTATCGAAATGAACAGTAGATGGCAGTGCAGCTTGGCAAATACACCTAGCGTCTCGTTTTGTAGCTCTACGGTTTGATCTGTGACGTCTAATCCGGCCGCCAACATCTGCGACGAAATTTCGCGGCAAAATCGATGAGAAGTGTACGGAAAGGTAATGGTAGTTTCCCAACTGCTATTGTTATTATTAGTCAAGTTATTGTTGGTTGTATAACTCTTAGCTAGTCAACTTTTAGTTGGTTGTTCGCATATTTGGGAATCATAATGATGTCAGAAGTGGTAGCAAGGCTGttaaaatagctagctagcaggcTATTTAACTATCACAACATTGTTCTTGGCAGCAGTTGGCTGATTTATCTTGtttcattatatatattttttttttcttatcaGATATTCCACACGTTAATTGGCTCAGTTAATTTGTAAAACAATGGCATTAGTAAATGCACATAGAATCGAATCGGAGCTGAAAATTTTCGACATTGTTTGTGGAGACGACATATTGTACAAGAGTAAGTGCAATTTTCTTCTTCCCTTAGTCTTATCCCATTAAACTAACAAAGGAACTTGCTTTGATAATGTTTTGTTAGCCAAATGACCAGTGATCTTGGCATGCTTTGTACTTGTTTTCCAGTGTTGGAGCAGTGTCTGTGCAACAGGTTGCAGGGGAATGAGATAGTCCTGGAGTGGGTGGCTTTCAGCACCACCAAGGGAGGACTGAAACTCAGTTTGAACACACTGGAGCAGTTTGAGCAtgaggtgggagaaagagagacacatgaCCCCTTTATCACTCTCACACTCGCTTGGTGTTCATTGTTGCATGTCTGATCTTGGGCTGCTGCAGGTTCTAAACAAGAAATACAAGGCCAAACCGGCCATCGCAAAGCGAGAGGAATCACACAACAGAACCAGGGATATCAACTCGCTGCATGACCTGTATCCTCTACAGTTTATACACATACAATCTCTATCTCAATGTTAAATGTTTTGCTTACGATTGCTAAAGAAATATTTCAATGTGTGTTTATATGTTTAACAGTTTGAACAATACAGGACTCTATCTGGTTCTCTCCCTTAACTTTGCCTTTCCAGAATCAaagcagaagaagaagaggagagtcTTCTGGACTCCTATTCCACCCCAGCTAAGGTATTTTACACATACTCACTGGACAGTTTATTAAGCACACCCATCTAGTAACGGGTTGGACCTCCCCCTCACCTCCAGTGGTGTGCTTAATAAACTGTCTGTTGCTATGTGTGTTTTTAGGGTTCTCAGAAGCGTGCCCTGACCACCCCAGAACACCCCCAGTCTAAGAGGAGTGCAGCTCTTATAGCCAGCCCTGGCCTGCTGCTGTGCTCAGCCAGCTTCTCCCCCAGGTACACCATACACaactacatacactatatatacaaaactatgtggacatcccttcaaattagtggattctgctatttcagccacacccgttgctgacaggtgtaaaacaatcgagcacgcagccatgcaatctccatagacaaacattggcagtagaatgcccCCACTGAAGCTCttactttccaacaagtcagttcgtaaaaaagttgccctgctagagttgccccagtcaactgtaagtgctgttattgtgaagtggaaatgtctaggagcagcaacggctcagccgtgaagtggtaggcacacaagctcacagaacctgACCTctgagtgctgaagtgtgtggcgcgtaaaaattgtctgtcctcggttgcaacactcactaccgaattccaaactgcctctggaagcaaagacagcacaagaactgttcgtctcaatattcaaaaggcactcgcacatctgagctatcttttttgcaggtgcatggtaacagttgaataaaatgagaaaaaataagaaacctgcacactgctcttgatagtatcactgctctttaataagctttacgtgaggcttattaaagagcagtgaaactatcaagagcagtgtgcaggtttcttcTTTTTTGTCGTCTGGATATtcctgaaatgggtttccatggctgagcagccgcgcacaagcctaagatcactgcgcaatgccaagcttcagctggagtggtgtaaagctcgccaccattggactctggagcagtggaaacgtgttctctggagtgatgaatcacgcttcaccatctggcaatctgaagggtttggcgaatgccaggagaatgctgcctgccccaatgcatagtgccaactgtggctcagttggtagagcatggtgtttgcaacgccagcatggtgtgttcaatgccagggttgtgggttcgattcccacggggggccagtacaaaaacaaaaacaaaaaaatgtatgcattcactactgtaagtcgctctggataagagcatctgctaaatgactaaaatgtaaatgtaaagtttagtggaggaggaataatggtctggggctgtttttcatggttctggtgcgaccccttagttccagtcaggggaaatcttaacgctacagcatacaatgacattcttgacgattctgtgcttccaaccttGTGGCAaatgtttggggaaggccctttcctgtttcagcatgacaatgcccccgtgcacaaagaggtccatacagaaatggtttgtcgaggtccttgtggaagaacttgacgggcctgcacagagccctgacctcaaccccatcgaacacctttgggatgaattggaacgccgactgcaagccaggcctaatcgcccaacatcagtgcccgacctcactaatgctcttgtggctgaatggaagcaaaccccccccccccggccccggaagagtggaggctgttatagcagcaaagggggggacgaactccatattattgcccatgactttggaatgagatgtttgacgagcaggtgtccacatacttttggtcatgtagtgtacatggaTACACCGCTACAATCATctgtgaatacacacacactcgccCTTGCCTTATCCCCAAATGTGTCCTCCTCTCTGCAGTGTGACCCCTTCTCAGAAGTACAGTCAGCGTGGAGGTCGGGGGGAGGTGGTGTCTACATTTGGGGCCGTCCAGGGCACACGTTGGGCGGGGAGGAAAGGGCAGACAAACGGGGTTCAGCTGGAGCTCCTAGAGGGATCAGAGGACTCTCTGATTAACAACTACAAGTACATGTTCCAAAGGCTGAGGGATGTCCGCAACGGTAGGCAACAAAACTACAACTGTGATAGTTATTTTAAACAACTTTATTGGATTATAGTAGGATTGTGATGACACAACTACTTCCTTATTCCTCATCCTTCATTCATCTTGACTGTTAGATCATTAGTGTTGTTTTTGGACTttctatttcatttttttatgtgCCGACGTGAATGTTGTCTTTTGTCTTTGCCAGTGTTGACCGAGAAGATTGAGGAGCTGGGAGAGGAACTGAGGACAAACTTCAACATAGAAGAGTTCTCCCCTGTGTCTCTTCCTGCTCAGGTACTTTCAGGCAGCTCACTGCCTACCAGCTACTCTCACACAGTATGTTCCCCCTGTTACTTTCACTGCTGTGTGTAGGGATGTGTGttaatttctcctctctctctctctctctctctctctctgtctgtaggacAGTGTGACTGTACTGGGACAGGTGTGCTGTGACAGTAATGGGAAGCTTAACTCTCAATCAGTGCTGTTGGAGGCAGGACCTGATCAGGGGGGGCGACAGGTGCCAGTAGACCTGTCTGAACTCAGAGACTACTCACTCTTCCCTGGACAGGTGGTCGTCATGGAGGGGATGAATACCTCAGGGAGGAAGTTTGTGGCATCTAAACTCTTTGAGGTCAGTGGGATTCTTCTAAAACACCTTTGTTTGATTTCCTGGATCCTGATCAAGCCCATTCCAGGACTAAAAGCTCTGTTGGAGATTCTCAAGCTGACCAGTATGACTTCTAAGttcttgtttctttgtttaaTTGTTTGATATTTTCAATCTCTTAGGGTGTCCCTCTCCCATTCTACTCTACTCCCATCAAACAGGAAATTGACATGGACATTCCTGATGGTAAGGAAGGGAACTGAGTATGcaccacacacacttacacaccctAACGTCCCTGCTCTAACACAGTTCCAGAGCAGCTGATGGTAGTGGTGGCCTGTGGCCCCTACACCCCCTCTGACAGCTCTCTTAGACCCCCCTCCCTAACGTCCCTGCTGTCCCGCAGTTCCAGAGCAGCTGATGGTGATGGTGGCCTGTGGTCCCTACACCCCCTCTGACGGCCTGACCTTTGACCCCCTGGTGGACCTCATCAACGTCATCGCCAGGGACCGCCCTGACGTTTGCATACTGGTCAGTAGAATTGATATGTTTTCACGAGgtcacactcactcactgacacactgactctttGGCTGAAGTTTGTATGTTTGTCCCTCACATCTCCTCTCTAACCCACAGCTGGGACCCTTTGTGGACTCCAAACATGAGCAGATAGAGGTACCTTTTCATTTTCTCTGTCTTGGCTACTGACTCAAGTTATTTTTCAATATCTAGGATGTTGACTTGCATTTTCTATCAGAAGCTGATTGTTTTTTCTTTCTTGGTGTGTGACAGAAATCTCTGGTGACGGAAACATTTGATGCCATCTTCTCCAGGTGTGTGGGAAGCATTGTGGAAGGCACCAAAGGGTAAATATGACTTTCTATTTACCTATTTAGTACACTGTTACTACACCCACACTGCTTCATTTTACCCCCTACATACCAACCGCATTAGCTCAGTCTTCCCTTGCTGTTGTGAACACAGTTCTGCTTCCTCCTCAGAGTTGGATGTCGGTTGGTATTTGTTCCCTCCCAGAGAGATGTCCACCATCACTTCATTTACCCACAACCCCCTTTCATCCTGCCGGACCTCAGCAAGGATGACGCAAAGGTGAAATGGCCCACATGATGTCATTCAAAACTGAGATAGATACCTGCTGTCACTCAGAAAATAGAATGTTTTATCATATTATCATAGTATCATTTATCATAGTATCATTTATCATAG
The sequence above is drawn from the Salmo salar chromosome ssa05, Ssal_v3.1, whole genome shotgun sequence genome and encodes:
- the pola2 gene encoding DNA polymerase alpha subunit B; amino-acid sequence: MALVNAHRIESELKIFDIVCGDDILYKMLEQCLCNRLQGNEIVLEWVAFSTTKGGLKLSLNTLEQFEHEVLNKKYKAKPAIAKREESHNRTRDINSLHDLIKAEEEEESLLDSYSTPAKGSQKRALTTPEHPQSKRSAALIASPGLLLCSASFSPSVTPSQKYSQRGGRGEVVSTFGAVQGTRWAGRKGQTNGVQLELLEGSEDSLINNYKYMFQRLRDVRNVLTEKIEELGEELRTNFNIEEFSPVSLPAQDSVTVLGQVCCDSNGKLNSQSVLLEAGPDQGGRQVPVDLSELRDYSLFPGQVVVMEGMNTSGRKFVASKLFEGVPLPFYSTPIKQEIDMDIPDVPEQLMVMVACGPYTPSDGLTFDPLVDLINVIARDRPDVCILLGPFVDSKHEQIEKSLVTETFDAIFSRCVGSIVEGTKGVGCRLVFVPSQRDVHHHFIYPQPPFILPDLSKDDAKRVTLVPDPCTLLIDGVTFGLTSTDILFHMGAEEISCASGSDRFSRILKHMLTQRNYYPLYPPVEEVNMDYEKFQGYGQMPLSPDVLIVPSELRFFIKDVIGCVCVNPGRLTKGQVGGTYGRLLIQRSSPSIDGKRVSPCVAGQVVKI